The Anopheles coluzzii chromosome 2, AcolN3, whole genome shotgun sequence genome window below encodes:
- the LOC125906594 gene encoding uncharacterized protein K02A2.6-like, protein MNSGDGAMEVPMDEDQRRSSLGRIDYRAMTAQQTGEVPSVYDPPGHVQPGSRGYVSQQGQLTPRPVQLGPSPSQPAPSQSAPLPSVQNGQMGQQSLDNAVLQQTLHLLQQQLKQQQQLISQMLQQQQSAPPAQLQPAQQYQPAGPSNPELILDALANSIAEFRYEAESGVTFEAWFTRYEDLFAKDASRLGDEAKVRLLVRKLGTPEHARYISYILPRSPRDLSFEETVDKLTALFGCRESLLSKRYRCLQICKKRTEDLIAFSCRVNRACVEFQFASMNEETFKCLMLVCGLKDEADNDLRTRLLARIEERNDVTLEQLSAECQRITSVKGDSAMIAGETSERVFAVHSGEKRSHEKAAQQTNYKRFTPYRTKRPFRAKYAVCSSTSKPAKPCWLCGDMHWVRECTYRSHKCLDCARYGHREGHCNTASRKKRFNVRQRNINTRVVTVNVRSIRERRRFVSIALNGTAVRLQLDTASDISVIDRRTWRKIGSPPLTPSSVTAKTASGATLVLDGEFSCAVSVGSQTRQATLSVCGAANLLLLGADLIDVFSLWSVPMDAFCNHVTVAGQQSFQQLFPKVFTGTGLCTKASIKFTLRDNVRPVFRPSRPVAYAMEETVSRELDRLEELNVITPVTTAEWAAPVVVVRKANGLVRICGDYSTGLNAALFPHDYPLPVPEDIFARLANCKVFSKIDLSDAFLQVEIDPEYRHFLTINTHRGLYTYNRLPPGIKIAPTAFQQLMDIMLSGIQGVSVYLDDIIIGGPSEAEHDATVVEVLNRIQNYGFTLRAEKCHFRVNQIKYLGHIIDSHGLRPDAQKVEAIRKLPEPTNLTEVRSFLGAINYYGRFVPNMRNLRYPLDDLLKAGVEFRWTSECSKAFESFKTILASDLLLTHYDPKQAIIVSADASSVGLGATISHKYPDGSIRVVQHASRALTAAEKAYSQIDREGLAIIFAIKKFHKMIFGRKFLLQTDHRPLLRIFGSKKGIPNFTANRLQRFALTLLAYDFEIEYVRTDQFGNADLLSRLIHTHAKPDEDSVIACVTLEAEVKSLVTSAIQHVPVNFIDISRETIADRLLSKVLQYVQHGWPNNAAYEGELSRFHDRKDSLTAIDGCLLFRERVVIPKVLQRTCLKQIAAKSPTHIKSTSWPEAPGPWYRIHVDYAGPLNGEWYLVIVDSFSKWPEVIPTSSTTTTATISILRNIFARFGNPVTLVSDNGPQFTSTDFESFCRQNGVEHIRTAPYHPQSNGQAERFVDTFKRALRKMSADGLTLREALDTFLQTYRATPNAQLNNSKTPAEIMLGRRPRTLLELLLPPRQASQPSAGLRVRELNPGESIYAKEYRLNDWKWVTATVVDRQGRYMYLVRTAEGKTFRRHINQLRRRISDGSFKDTTRAHSPLPLDLLFDAWHFNPSPVPASSGQLEADKPSSPPAPVSSCVVPSSNFNIESSRPTLMKCPRRRATSRRTDQTIDSVHEPRRSSRNRRPPSRFDVYRTF, encoded by the exons ATGAACAGCGGAGATGGAGCGATGGAAGTCCCGATGGATGAAGACCAGCGACGATCATCGTTAGGCCGTATCGATTACCGTGCAATGACGGCCCAACAAACCGGTGAGGTTCCTTCCGTGTACGACCCGCCGGGCCATGTTCAACCTGGATCGCGCGGCTACGTGAGTCAGCAAGGGCAGTTAACACCGAGGCCAGTGCAGCTAGGACCATCGCCATCGCAACCAGCGCCATCACAGTCAGCACCATTGCCATCCGTACAAAATGGCCAGATGGGTCAACAATCTCTGGATAACGCCGTCCTGCAGCAAACCTTGCACTTGCTGCAACAGCAAttgaagcaacagcaacagttaATTTCGCAAAtgttgcaacagcagcaatccGCGCCGCCAGCCCAGCTACAACCCGCACAGCAGTACCAGCCCGCCGGTCCTAGTAACCCAGAACTTATACTCGATGCTTTGGCCAATAGCATAGCAGAGTTCCGGTATGAAGCTGAATCTGGTGTTACGTTCGAAGCTTGGTTCACACGCTACGAGGACCTGTTTGCCAAAGACGCTTCGCGGCTAGGCGATGAGGCTAAGGTAAGGCTTTTAGTGCGTAAGTTGGGAACACCAGAACACGCCCGTTATATAAGCTATATTTTACCCCGCTCACCACGTGATTTATCGTTTGAGGAAACCGTCGATAAGCTGACAGCACTTTTTGGGTGTAGAGAATCTCTCCTTAGTAAGCGCTACAGATGCCTCCAGATTTGTAAAAAGCGCACGGAAGATTTGATCGCGTTCTCCTGTCGGGTAAACCGAGCATGCGTCGAGTTCCAGTTTGCGAGCATGAACGAAGAGACCTTCAAGTGCCTAATGCTGGTGTGTGGGCTCAAAGATGAGGCTGACAATGACCTGCGAACTAGACTCCTTGCGCGCATAGAGGAGCGGAACGACGTTACGCTTGAACAATTATCCGCAGAGTGTCAGCGTATTACAAGTGTGAAAGGAGACAGCGCTATGATTGCCGGAGAGACGAGTGAACGTGTTTTCGCAGTACACAGCGGAGAGAAGAGATCGCACGAGAAAGCAGCGCAGCAAACTAATTACAAGCGGTTCACGCCGTACCGTACCAAACGACCGTTCCGTGCAAAGTATGCTGTGTGTTCATCAACAAGCAAGCCAGCGAAGCCCTGTTGGTTGTGTGGTGACATGCACTGGGTGCGTGAATGCACTTACCGTTCGCACAAGTGTCTCGACTGTGCAAGATATGGTCATCGTGAGGGACACTGCAACACAGCGAGCAGGAAGAAGCGGTTCAATGTTCGGCAACGGAATATCAACACTCGTGTAGTAACGGTCAACGTCCGAAGCATACGAGAGCGCCGCAGATTCGTGTCCATCGCTCTCAACGGAACAGCTGTTCGATTGCAGCTAGACACAGCTTCGGATATCAGTGTCATCGACCGCCGTACGTGGAGAAAAATTGGCAGCCCGCCTTTAACACCGTCATCCGTCACAGCTAAAACTGCATCGGGAGCTACACTGGTATTGGATGGTGAATTCAGCTGTGCTGTTAGTGTTGGTAGCCAGACGAGGCAGGCGACACTCAGCGTATGCGGAGCAGCAAACCTACTACTACTGGGAGCCGAtttgattgatgttttctccCTCTGGTCGGTGCCGATGGATGCGTTCTGCAATCACGTTACAGTAGCAGGACAGCAATCGTTCCAGCAGCTTTTTCCCAAGGTGTTTACGGGAACAGGACTCTGTACAAAGGCGAGTATAAAATTTACCTTGCGAGATAATGTTCGTCCTGTTTTTAGACCTAGCCGCCCAGTAGCTTACGCGATGGAGGAAACCGTGAGTCGTGAGCTCGACCGTCTTGAGGAGTTGAATGTCATCACTCCTGTAACTACTGCAGAATGGGCAGCTCCAGTGGTCGTCGTGCGCAAAGCCAACGGACTTGTTCGTATTTGCGGCGACTATTCGACGGGACTTAATGCTGCGTTATTCCCCCACGACTACCCGTTACCTGTACCAGAGGACATTTTTGCAAGGCTGGCAAATTGCAAGGTCTTTAGCAAAATAGACCTGTCAGATGCATTTTTGCAAGTGGAAATTGATCCAGAATACCGTCATTTCTTGACCATAAATACGCATCGAGGGCTCTATACGTACAACCGACTTCCACCTGGCATTAAGATAGCTCCTACAGCCTTTCAGCAATTGATGGACATAATGCTATCCGGTATCCAAGGCGTTTCAGTGTACTTGGATGACATCATCATCGGAGGTCCATCCGAAGCGGAGCACGACGCAACCGTAGTAGAAGTTTTGAATCGTATTCAGAACTACGGGTTCACACTGCGAGCGGAAAAATGCCACTTCAGGGTTAACcaaattaaatatttgggCCACATTATCGACAGCCATGGATTACGGCCTGATGCGCAGAAGGTTGAAGCTATTCGCAAGTTACCGGAGCCAACCAATTTAACCGAAGTAAGATCGTTTTTAGGGGCCATAAACTATTACGGTCGGTTTGTACCCAACATGAGAAATTTGCGCTATCCATTGGACGATTTGTTAAAGGCCGGAGTCGAATTTCGCTGGACGTCGGAATGCAGCAAAGCTTTTGAGAGCTTCAAGACGATATTGGCTTCCGATTTACTACTAACCCATTACGATCCTAAACAAGCAATCATCGTATCTGCCGACGCATCATCAGTTGGCCTCGGGGCGACAATAAGCCATAAGTATCCTGACGGATCTATTCGGGTGGTCCAGCATGCCTCGCGCGCCCTCACAGCGGCAGAAAAAGCATACAGCCAGATTGATCGCGAGGGCTTGGCCATAATTTTTGCGATAAAAAAATTTCATAAGATGATATTCGGCAGAAagtttttattacaaacaGATCATCGGCCGCTTTTGCGAATATTTGGGTCGAAAAAAGGAATCCCCAATTTTACAGCCAATCGGTTGCAACGTTTCGCTCTTACCCTACTGGCATATGATTTTGAAATAGAATACGTTCGCACCGATCAGTTTGGCAACGCTGACCTTCTTTCCCGCCTgatccacacacacgccaaGCCAGACGAAGATTCAGTGATAGCATGTGTTACATTAGAGGCGGAAGTAAAATCATTGGTAACTAGCGCTATTCAGCATGTTCCAGTTAATTTTATCGACATAAGTAGAGAAACCATAGCCGACAGATTATTATCCAAAGTCCTTCAATACGTTCAACATGGATGGCCAAATAATGCAGCTTATGAAGGAGAACTGTCGCGCTTCCATGACAGAAAAGATTCGCTTACAGCAATCGACGGGTGTCTCCTATTTAGAGAGAGGGTGGTAATCCCCAAAGTATTGCAACGCACCTGCTTGAAACAG ATAGCAGCTAAGTCTCCAACTCACATCAAGTCGACCAGCTGGCCAGAAGCACCAGGTCCGTGGTACCGCATTCATGTCGACTACGCGGGACCACTCAACGGAGAATGGTACCTGGTGATTGTCGATTCGTTCTCGAAGTGGCCAGAAGTGATTCCAACGAGcagtacaacaacaacggcaacgaTAAGTATACTGCGTAACATATTTGCTCGTTTTGGCAACCCAGTAACACTTGTGTCGGATAATGGTCCACAATTCACTAGCACAGATTTTGAATCTTTTTGTAGGCAAAATGGGGTTGAGCACATCAGGACAGCGCCGTATCACCCGCAATCCAACGGGCAGGCTGAAAGGTTTGTCGACACCTTTAAGCGCGCTTTGAGGAAGATGTCAGCCGATGGTCTCACGTTACGAGAAGCTCTGGACACCTTCTTGCAGACCTATCGGGCCACCCCGAACGCTCAGCTGAATAATTCGAAAACTCCTGCCGAGATTATGCTAGGCAGGCGTCCCAGGACCTTGCTAGAGCTGTTATTGCCGCCACGTCAAGCTTCACAACCGAGTGCTGGTCTACGAGTTCGTGAGCTGAATCCCGGTGAGTCGATCTACGCTAAGGAGTACCGCCTGAACGATTGGAAATGGGTCACTGCTACGGTGGTCGATCGGCAAGGCAGATACATGTACCTGGTTCGGACTGCTGAGGGGAAGACGTTCCGTCGACACATTAATCAGCTACGTCGGCGTATCAGCGACGGTTCGTTTAAGGACACAACACGGGCCCATTCACCACTACCTTTGGATCTGTTATTCGATGCTTGGCACTTTAATCCGTCACCAGTACCTGCATCATCGGGCCAGCTAGAAGCTGATAAACCGTCCTCACCGCCAGCGCCTGTGTCGTCCTGTGTTGTACCATCTAGTAATTTTAATATTGAGAGCAGCCGTCCAACACTCATGAAATGTCCACGAAGAAGAGCTACATCCCGCAGAACGGATCAAACAATCGATTCGGTACATGAACCACGTCGCTCTTCTCGCAACAGAAGACCGCCCAGTCGGTTCGATGTGTACCGAACGTTTTAA
- the LOC125908407 gene encoding uncharacterized protein K02A2.6-like, producing MIQQMLHLLQQQMAQQQQQMTQQQQLFSQLMQQREQQQPTPATHYSELQPSGKPSNPELILEALAGNITEFHHDAEANITFESWYARYDDLFSQDASRLDDAAKVRLLGRKLGAGEYARFTNFILPRAPRDLSFSEMVEKLTVLFGKMESTLSKRYKCLSITKSRSEDLLSFTGRVNRACVDFEFASMTEEQFKCLVLVCGLKDECDRDIRVRLLASMEERTDATLAQLAEDCHRLARVKADSAMIATDTSERVHAVHAGGDKQRYQRNDERNSKPFDRSTGSKPRNPCWLCGALHWSRECTYKAHKCRDCGRIGHREGHCASSHRRTRHKKFHQRPSVSTRVVRVNVCSVQQHRKFVTIQIENKSARLQLDTGSDISVISQRMWKQLGKPYLTPVTVRAKAASGDVLRLEGEFIANVSIANRTKRATIRVSKMELALLGADMVNLFALGTIPMDNFCNNIKEADPRSWEDKFPSVFHGTGICTKASVHLQLRKDVRPVFRPKRPVAYAMEEIVNKELDRLEGLGIISPVDYSDWAAPVVVVRKANGQIRLCGDYSTGLNAALHPHEYPLPLPQDIFSKLARCKIFTQLDLSDAFLQVEIETGCRPLLTINTHRGLYHYNRLPPGIKVAPGAFQQIMDKMLAGINGVSAYMDDVIIGGKTQEEHDIALEETIKRIQDYGFTIRSEKCAFNKPQIRYLGHIIDSQGLRPDPLKIEAIKKLPPPKDISGVRSFIGAVNYYAKFIPSIRDLRYPMDKLLQNSNTFEWTPECQKVFERFKTVLSSDLLLTHYDPKLDIVVSADASSIGLGATLSHKFPDGSLKVVQHASRALSKAEEGYSQIDREGLAIIFALYDMTIEYIPTGSFGNADVLSRLIQNHAKPESEYIVASIELEQDLRDIELYTQQDPSLQKVYKYVRDGWPRDVAYGTDLARLYDRRESLTNVDGCILFGERVVIPEKLRNRCLNQLHRGHPGMQRMKAVARSYVYWPKLDDDIARYVASCEACAAAAKSPPRATSMAWPKPSAVWNRVHIDYAGPWEGVYFLVVVDAYFKWPEIVKTTSTTTTATITILRNLFARFGMPATLVSDNGTQFVSGPFKEFCQHNGIEHITTAPFHPQSNGQAERFVDTLKRSLRKIRTEESKLDEDLELFLMTYRSTPNAQLEQQRSPAEEMFGRPIRTALELLRPPSSREESSPSSSISSVRRFHRSDTVWAKYFSNNSWKWIPGEIVRSCGRVMFEIVAEDGRLLRRHVNQLRRRVGNGSSPAAQLPLDVLLAEWKASSQPESGHHVPATHSTDQSAFETSQHTAASTPPQPQQALETEHPTEGTNPQQIGVPRMRLQATTLTPVD from the exons ATGATACAGCAAATGCTGCACCTGTTACAGCAGCAAATggcccaacagcagcagcaaatgacacagcagcagcaactatTTTCTCAGCTTATGCAGCAAcgggaacagcagcaacctACACCAGCGACCCATTATAGTGAGCTTCAACCTTCCGGGAAACCCAGCAATCCGGAGCTCATCCTCGAGGCTCTTGCTGGCAACATTACCGAGTTTCATCATGATGCGGAAGCCAACATCACATTTGAGTCATGGTACGCGCGATACGATGATCTTTTCTCGCAAGATGCATCCCGTTTGGACGACGCAGCAAAAGTTCGACTCCTTGGACGAAAGTTAGGAGCAGGCGAGTATGCTCGTTTCACCAATTTCATTTTACCGCGTGCCCCCCGTGACCTTTCATTTTCAGAAATGGTGGAAAAGCTCACGGTGCTTTTTGGCAAAATGGAGTCGACCCTAAGCAAGCGGTATAAATGTTTGAGCATCACCAAATCGCGCTCCGAGGATCTTTTGTCATTCACCGGCCGAGTAAACCGCGCATGCGTCGATTTTGAATTTGCATCTATGACAGAAGAGCAATTCAAATGTCTCGTCCTGGTATGCGGATTGAAGGATGAATGTGATCGTGATATTCGTGTCAGGCTGCTTGCTAGCATGGAAGAGCGCACAGATGCAACCCTAGCGCAGCTAGCAGAAGATTGCCACCGGCTAGCACGAGTTAAAGCGGATAGTGCTATGATCGCGACCGATACGAGCGAACGTGTGCACGCGGTCCATGCGGGTGGAGATAAGCAGCGGTACCAGAGGAACGATGAGCGAAACTCCAAACCGTTTGACAGAAGCACTGGTTCCAAACCCCGTAATCCGTGTTGGCTTTGTGGTGCATTGCATTGGTCCAGGGAATGCACGTACAAGGCGCACAAGTGTCGTGATTGCGGTCGCATCGGTCATCGAGAGGGACATTGCGCTTCCTCACACCGCCGCACGAGGCATAAGAAATTTCACCAGCGACCATCCGTATCAACCAGAGTGGTACGAGTCAACGTCTGCAGTGTCCAGCAGCACAGAAAATTTGTAACCATCCAGATCGAGAATAAATCAGCAAGGTTACAATTGGATACCGGCTCGGATATCTCGGTTATCAGCCAGCGCATGTGGAAGCAGTTGGGTAAACCATATCTGACACCAGTAACGGTAAGAGCCAAAGCAGCATCCGGTGACGTCCTCAGACTGGAAGGTGAGTTCATAGCGAACGTGTCCATTGCAAACCGTACAAAGCGAGCTACCATAAGAGTGTCCAAAATGGAGTTGGCGTTGTTGGGAGCGGACATGGTTAATCTTTTCGCCCTAGGAACGATCCCGATGGATAATTTTTGCAACAACATTAAAGAAGCAGATCCACGGTCCTGGGAGGACAAATTTCCGTCGGTATTCCATGGCACGGGGATTTGTACCAAAGCCAGCGTTCATCTGCAGCTACGAAAAGATGTCCGTCCAGTGTTTCGTCCCAAGCGCCCCGTTGCGTATGCAATGGAAGAGATTGTCAACAAGGAGCTCGATCGGTTGGAAGGCTTGGGCATTATATCACCTGTCGATTACTCGGATTGGGCAGCACCAGTGGTAGTGGTCAGGAAGGCTAACGGACAGATACGACTATGCGGCGATTATTCGACCGGCCTGAATGCAGCTTTACACCCGCATGAGTATCCACTTCCGTTACCACAGGATATTTTTTCTAAACTGGCTAgatgcaaaatatttacacaacTCGATCTTTCAGATGCGTTTCTCCAGGTGGAAATAGAGACAGGATGTCGGCCATTGCTCACGATTAACACACACCGAGGCCTTTACCACTACAATAGACTCCCCCCAGGCATCAAAGTAGCACCGGGAGCATTCCAGCAGATCATGGACAAGATGCTCGCCGGCATAAACGGAGTATCAGCCTATATGGATGACGTGATTATCGGTGGTAAAACGCAAGAAGAGCACGACATCGCCCTGGAGGAAACAATTAAACGCATACAAGACTATGGCTTTACAATACGATCAGAAAAGTGTGCGTTCAATAAGCCACAAATCCGCTATTTAGGGCATATTATAGACAGCCAAGGCCTCAGACCTGACCCGTTGAAGATCGAAGCCATTAAAAAACTGCCTCCACCGAAAGATATCTCAGGAGTACGATCATTCATCGGTGCGGTGAACTACTATGCAAAGTTCATCCCAAGTATTAGAGATCTGCGTTACCCAATGGACAAATTGCTGCAAAATAGTAACACATTTGAATGGACACCGGAATGCCAAAAAGTGTTCGAGCGTTTCAAAACCGTTCTTTCTTCAGACCTCCTGCTCACACATTATGACCCGAAGCTTGACATTGTGGTTTCGGCCGATGCTTCATCTATTGGACTTGGGGCAACGCTTAGTCACAAATTTCCTGATGGATCTCTTAAGGTGGTGCAACACGCATCTAGAGCGCTGAGTAAGGCTGAAGAGGGTTACAGCCAAATCGATCGAGAAGGTCTCGCCATCATATTTGCT CTTTACGACATGACCATCGAATACATCCCCACTGGTTCTTTTGGCAACGCCGACGTTCTTTCTCGCCTCATACAAAACCATGCGAAACCAGAGTCGGAATACATCGTAGCAAGCATCGAATTAGAGCAGGATCTCAG AGACATTGAGCTCTACACTCAGCAAGATCCGTCGCTCCAGAAGGTTTACAAGTACGTGCGAGATGGTTGGCCTCGCGATGTAGCTTACGGAACAGATCTTGCACGGCTCTACGATAGAAGGGAATCGCTGACCAACGTGGATGGCTGCATTCTTTTTGGAGAGAGAGTAGTCATCCCGGAGAAGCTGCGCAATCGCTGTTTAAATCAACTACACCGAGGACATCCGGGAATGCAGAGGATGAAAGCGGTTGCACGTAGCTACGTATATTGGCCTAAGTTGGATGACGACATAGCACGTTATGTGGCCTCCTGCGAGGCATGTGCAGCAGCGGCAAAATCACCACCAAGGGCAACATCAATGGCGTGGCCAAAACCTTCGGCAGTTTGGAACCGAGTTCACATCGATTACGCGGGTCCTTGGGAGGGCGTTTATTTCCTGGTTGTAGTCGACGCGTATTTCAAATGGCCGGAGATCGTCAAAACTACGAGCACCACCACAACAGCCACGATTACCATTCTAAGGAACTTGTTTGCTCGTTTCGGTATGCCTGCAACCTTAGTCAGCGACAATGGCACACAGTTCGTTAGCGGTCCGTTCAAGGAGTTTTGTCAGCACAACGGGATTGAGCATATTACTACGGCTCCCTTTCACCCACAGTCGAACGGACAGGCGGAGCGATTCGTCGATACTCTTAAACGTTCTTTGAGGAAGATCAGAACGGAGGAGAGTAAGCTAGATGAGGACTTGGAGCTTTTCCTGATGACGTATCGTTCTACACCAAATGCTCAACTCGAACAGCAGAGAAGTCCAGCGGAGGAAATGTTCGGTCGCCCGATAAGAACTGCATTGGAGCTATTGCGACCTCCTTCATCGCGTGAAGAATcttccccatcatcatcaatttcATCAGTTCGCAGATTTCATCGCAGCGACACAGTTTGGGCAAAGTATTTTAGCAACAACTCGTGGAAGTGGATCCCAGGGGAGATTGTCCGCAGCTGCGGGCGTGTAATGTTCGAGATCGTTGCCGAAGATGGACGATTGTTAAGGCGTCACGTGAATCAGCTGAGACGACGAGTTGGTAACGGTTCATCACCAGCAGCTCAGCTACCCCTTGACGTGCTGTTGGCGGAATGGAAGGCATCCAGTCAGCCCGAGAGTGGACATCATGTACCGGCAACCCATTCTACTGATCAGTCTGCATTTGAGACATCCCAACACACTGCGGCCTCCACACCACCACAACCGCAGCAGGCCCTGGAGACCGAACATCCTACAGAAGGTACGAACCCGCAGCAAATAGGCGTGCCAC gaatGCGGCTGCAGGCGACCACCCTAACgccggttgattga